The Arachis ipaensis cultivar K30076 chromosome B03, Araip1.1, whole genome shotgun sequence region TGTATAATGTATATTTTGTTTGATAAATTAGTAGTATGAGTGTATTCTGTTTAataaattagtagtattttatcctaaatgtttatttttaattcatattgGACCAAATAAACAGCCCATTATACACATTATACATTATACAGATACTCCATTGGCTATTTTTTTCATTATATCAATATATCTTATAAAAAATTTAGGGTAATCCATTTGCACACATTAAAATTAAGAAAAGTGTGTGTAGCACAAGTTTTAGAGGTTGTGTTATTCTCTTTTGTACTTTTTCTTTTGTAGGTTTTGTATCATCATTTTCATTTCTATTCCAAATATTCacaatattttttcttcttctctttttaaaGTTAGAGTGAAATTTAAATCTGAGACATCTAGGTAAAGATGAAAAGATTATACCATTTGAATTATAACtcattaataaaataatctctaacTTTTGAAAATGATTAAATTAGCACTTCAATTTATAAATTGTAAATTTTTGTCGTTTCTAATTCAACTACCATTAACACAATATTAATATGAAACGTTAGCacgtataattttttttttaacttctgtATAATTAATTGTGGGTATTTTAATCCTTTAAGAAGAATGAATATGAGAGTGAATATTATTTTCTTATTGATGTCACTCATCGATCATATACTCTTAAATTATAGTCATAACGAACAACTTTTTtcatcaatataaaaaataaaacaataaacagAAAGTGTTTTAAATGTGAATTTAGGGTTACTTCTATTATAATAAACAAAGACGGTGTTGAGTTACACAGAGTGGCGTAGATGTGATCCGGTGGGTGGCTGATAGAAGTATTGATAATGTCAGGGAGTTGATTTAATTTGATTGTTGCTCtttatgtttcttttcttttctacgaCTGGTTCACTTTAATGTGTTGAGCttcttttgtttcaaaaaaaaatagcAGTAGAATATAGATTTGTAAGATCGGTCTATAAAATTCTGACAAATCCTCTTAGTCTAAAATAGCATTTCAATGAAAATGAAGGGGTATCTTTAAAAAATTTCAATGTTCAAGTATAATAGTATAAGAAGTATAagaattaaagataaaaaatataagttaaatatGTGTTAAGTCTTTTATTGATAGTATTTAAAAAGTAAACGTAAAAAGAATTCAAACAAATCTATGCGAGAAATATGATAAAATCTTATATGAATATAATGCAAATTATGGGACCAAGCTAGCATAGTTTTAAAACTAGTGTagcataaaataattaaaaaattgcaTATAATATGAAATTTGATGAAGGTATAGAGTATAGAGAAGAGAATGAGATGAAAGTTGTGGTAGAGCTAGGTACAAAAGATTTGATATAGCAGAAAGAAGAGTATATTGTACTAAAAGCAGAGGTGTTTGATTAATTTGTCTGAAGCTAGTATTTTGCAATTGCCACCCTTCTCAGCATATATAGGAGTAGGACCCTACATAGCCCAATCAATGGCCAAGAGGGCATAGTCCCAATCCAATTACCCACAAATAAATGAAGACATTCACGTGTCACATGGGACCAACATAAACCACAACCCCACCCAACTTGTTTCGAATATAATCCAATTCTTCTTCattctctcttctcttcctccTAGTCCTTCTCATCCAATCTCATTCTAGGATTCGCGATGTTTACCTCTTCCAAACCAATTCACTCAACTCAATTTGTACTTCACGTGAAGTTAGTTGGTTGAAAATCGTTAAATAAATTAATAGATTTAATTAAATTGTTATCTATCGATTCTTAATTATGAGCTTTTAATTGCACTTGAATTTCTACCTTAGTTGTTACGGTAAACTATTGAGACATTATTCGATCACAAATGCTTAAGTACTAAGAGAAATCAACTCAAACTAATGTAAATTACAAATCGAAATTGTAAGCAAAGAAAGGCTTAATTTTGTGATTGGAATTGAATAATGTCCTATGTATAGGGTACAGGAATGAGGAATAGTTATAAGAGTTTGTAAGAACCATGATATGCACTGTAATAAAAAGAAAGGACTGATTTCTAAATCGGGAAAAGCATATCCTTAAATGGACTAATGAACAGCAACTTGGGAACACATGTCGTTGAGATTATTATTGGAATAATATTACTATTCTATGTGGTTACTACTGTTCAACATTATTCACATCTCTCTCCTTTACTTTGCTTTTCCATATATATGAATATGATCCCTTAGCCTTAGCTTCTTAAAAAgggtagaaagaaagaaagaatccagaagcaagtaaaaaaaaaaaacaaaaaaagaaaaaagaatctcAAAACTATTTAATTTAGTTTCCAAAGTAGACAGTCTTCATACGCATTCTCTCCAATGAGTGAATAAGAGTTGACTCAGCCACCATCACCACTTCACAAAAAACCTCTTTAAATTCACCTCCAAACCTTAACTTCAACCCTCATTCCCtcactttttttcttcttcttcttcttctaatcccTTTTCCTTTGAACAACAACAACTACCAAAGTTTCTATATATTCTTTCCTTTAACTCTAACTAGTAATAAACAAAcatagaaaagaaaatgaatattATTGCGTTCCTTAGAAGCTTCACGATCTTGTTCCTTAGTTGTGTAACCATTATTACTAGGTTTGATTGGTGCTTTTCAAGCATCacagcttcttctttttctttgaatgCAGTTGGTGGTGGACACTTCAGTTTTGACGAAACTAGCCTCAGAAATGCAGCTAAAGACTTTGGAAACAGGTTCCAATACCAACCAATGGCAGTTATGAATCCAGAATCAGTTTCTGACATTGCCAACACCATCAAGCATGTGTGGCTCATGGGACCCACTTCTCACCTAACTGTTGCTGCAAGAGGCCATGCCCACTCTCTCCAAGGTCAGGCTCAAGCTCCCAATGGAATTGTCATCAACATGGAATCTCTTAAGCTACCTGGAATGCAGCTACATCTAGGACCAGATTCTGATTCGGATTCAGATTccgattctgattctgattctccTTATGTTGATGTTTCCGGTGGTGAGTTGTGGATAAACATCTTGCATGAGACTCTTAGGTTTGGTTTAACACCGAGATCATGGACGGACTATTTACATCTTACCGTTGGCGGCACGCTCTCCAACGCCGGCGTAAGCGGCCAGGCGTTCCGCCACGGTCCTCAGATCAGTAATGTTCAGCAGCTTGAGATTGTTACAGGTTTGTAGATTGGTTAGTTCTCGTTGCATTGTAATTAatagtaaagaaaaagaaaaaaaaccgtTGAATATTGCTGCATCCGCAATACTTTTAAGTCTTGTCTTGTTAAGACAGCAGTATTGCGGCTGCAACCAAAATTCAACGGTCAAGAGAAAAGAAGAATCAAATTTTATAACCACCACAACAACTAACGTTTTTGTCTCTATAGAAACTTTCTCAGGCTTCTTTAAGATTTCTTGTTTTGCTGATTACTTGactttggggacaagcaagatttttttattttaattttatatatttttttctgttttggtGCAGGAACAGGGCAAGTGGTAAACTGCTCCAAGGATGAGAATGGTGAACTGTTTCACAGTGTGTTAGGGGGTCTTGGGCAGTTTGGCATTATAACAAGGGCAAGAATTTTACTTGAACCAGCACCTACCATGGTGAAATGGATCAGAGTGTTGTATTCAGATTTCACAGCATTCACAAGAGACCAAGAGAAACTGATATCTTCAGAGAACAATAATGCATTTGATTACATTGAAGGTTTTGTGATAATAAACAGAACTGGTCTCCTAAATAATTGGAGATCAACCTTTAATCCTCAAGATCCAATTCAAGCTAATCAGTTCAAGTCAGATGGAAGAACCCTCTTCTGCCTAGAATTAGCCAAGTATTTCAATCCACAAGATATCGATTTCGTAAACGAGGTGAGGTGACTACAAATGTAACCAAAATTTAAAACCAGTAGTTGAAATATATGAACTCACTAACACTGGTAATGTGTTTGATTTTGTTTGTTAATGTAGGAAGTTGAGAAGCATTTGTCTTATCTGCACTATATTGAATCAACACTGTTCCTAACAGAAGTAACATATGTAGAGTTCTTAGACAGAGTGCATGTATCAGAGTTGAAGCTGCGTTCAAAAGGGTTGTGGGATGTTCCACACCCATGGCTCAATCTCTTTGTACCAAGAAGCAATATACACAAGTTTGCACAAGTTGTCTTTGGGAATATCCTAACTGAAACCAGCAATGGCCCTGTCCTTATCTATCCAGTAAATAAATCAAAgtaatcaatcaatcaatcctTCGATAATAACTTACTAGACTGCGTCTGTATTCTGCCATTCTGTAACAGAAAGGCAGAATCCAAACGCGGTCTAGTAAAAGAAAAGAATAGTAAATGaagatattaataataaaaataatgttgtTGTTGGTGTGTAGGTGGGACAATAGAAGCTCAGTTGTGACACCAGATGAAGAAGTGTTTTACTTAGTGGGAATTTTAGCATCTGCAGTGGGAGATTCAAGTGGAAATGATGGGATAGAGCACATAGAAGGTGAGAACAGAAGGATATTGGAGTACTGTGAAAGAAACAATCTTGGAGTGAAGCAGTACTTGCCCCACTATAACACACAGGAGGAATGGAAGGCCCACTTTGGTCCAAAGTGGGAGTCTTTTCTGCAAAGAAAATCTGTTTATGACCCTTTGGCTATTCTGGCTCCAGGCCAAAGAATATTTCAAAAAGCAATAAACTTCTCATGAccacattattattatttatcatcataatatatataatataatatgaaTAGGAAAAGACCTTCATCATGGCATTATGTGAACAAAATTGACTACACTGCTGCTGACTGCTGAGTGTAGCACCAAGACACCATTGTCCGGCTCAGATTTGGTCAACATATATAAGGTGTCAAATATTAATTCCAACACATCAATTGCTATAGGGCCTTCCATACAAATTACAAATATTATTTATTACTGTTATTATTATCAGAATATCAGCCACATTCAATGTACATATCAAATTTGTCAAAACTTCTTTGCTTATGACATCAATTCACCAATTTGGTCTCCAAAACTGTAACTGTCATTTACTTTAGTGTCTAAAATTACATATATTTTTAGCTCATTTCAATTAAAGCTACAAAATTTAAAGAGTTACACTCTTTACTTTTTTCAAAACATATTAGTATTTGTTAATATAATTACCGAACATGATAATAACATCTTAATATTTAATTGGCCAAAAGCTAAAAGAAGTtctaaaatagaataaatttgtgatttttgaagCAAAGTAAGCCTAAAATGGAAAAAGATGTATTAAAAGCAAGGATAGCATAAAATGGAGCAATATCTTACAATTGAAGAAAAATCTATGATAATGTGTCAGAATTAGAATTAGATTAGAGAGGGACATAGGAAACTCAATAATGGGGGGCTTATAGTTGATTTCTATTACACACTAACTGAAAGACACATCAGCAAGTGAAAGCTGCATCTCAACTTCACCACTTGTGGATTTCTGAATTCTGGTTTTGACACCACCACTCACCAGACAATAACACCAAAAACACAAAGCTTTCCACGTTAGATGAGACCACAATGAATATATCATCTCATAAAGACTTCCTTCTTCTGTTGGCATCAAAGTTGAAACCACCACTCAACAAAGATGTACTCAAAATATGATCTTTTTCAGTTACAAAATAAGAAAGCAAGGAAACTACTTTCCAAGGAGCACAATGCACAAATTAAAGGACTCTTTTCATTTAATTTGATAGAGTCCCCAAAAGGTGGACCTATACCTACCCTTgataagaaaataagaaattatgTACTTTAGGGAAAGTTGAAGATAAATGATGAATTGCATGTTGCACATGTGCCCTATGAATTGAAGATCTACCATCATCATGCAtgctaatcctaaatcctaatcatgGTAGTAAAAATATTTCCCATGGTAGTGATTTTCACCCATAAGCATAAAGAGAGATGGTGTCATATGGTGCATGTCTTGTTCTGTGTATTATATTGAAGAATTATGCAGATGTTAGTTTAGACATGTTAATTGTGTGAACAGAAAGATAGATACAAAAGTCCATTAAATTATGCAGATGTACTTGGAAGAGAGATTGAGATTGAGAGACACTGTTAGAGAGATTTTGTATTATATTTGgtataaaatatacaaaattgagttatattttaatatcatatttagtttaaaataaatataaatataaaataaaaatatttaataaaatatctttagttattaaaaaaatattattaaaattttagtctatTTTCTCATAAAATTAATAAGAATATTTAAGGATAAGAACTTTTTGTCCTGATTTTTGAACACCCGTTTTTATTTTCCCTTATTTTTGTCTAATTTTTTAGTGGGTTGCTGCTCTTTTTTTTCCGCTCGAAAGGTCTGCAGTTTCATAGTatctattttttacaaaaatattattttgactATGGGCCTGTTCTCGCCATATCGGCCCAAACAATAATCTTGTAATTAATTCAATTTTGGTTTAGTTCAACCATGGGCCGAATGTGATATTTACAAAATTATATCCATTTTCCATCAAGATttgtttatttaaattaataaagtataatatttattaaaatgtgTAACATACACATATTTTAAATATACTAACTAAAATTTTTATATGACCATATCTAAGTATTTAGCCTTCAGTTTATGTACAACTATGCAATTGAATATATCTTAGGTGCAACCGTATTTTTTAAACTGTGTCATATCTCAAAAACACAGTCTCCAGTTTTTAAAATCACCTAATTAAAAGATTGATTTTCCTTCTGTTTTGTCTTGGAGCTTCTCTCTCAATAATTTTCTAGTAATATTGTCTTCAACTCCCATAATAAACTGTCTATACGAGAGGTTCGTTAAGATAGTGTTTGTTTGCAGAGACTAGAACTGATACTGGGGGACAGGGTCTCAGTATTGTGTTTGTTGAGATAGAGACTAGCACTAAAAATTGTGTCTCTGTCTCAATAATTTGAGTATTTCAGTGCTTCAAAAATTGGGGACACTAGAGACTGGGACAGAGACAGAATTTGAACTAATTAATTTCTACCTAAAATACCCCTAACATAATTATGTAATTCCAAAATTACCCTTTCACTATATGAAATTAGGGCTTCAGTTTTTACTCAGCCCCTCGAAACACCTTCTCCTTCATGCTCGAAGGAGATCCTGGTCGGCGTCCATAGGCAGCGAAGGTTCGTCAACCGCGCCGGCGTAACCGGTTGAAGGTAAGCGCTTGGGACTTCCGACGTCCTCTCCGTAGGCCTCCGTTTCTGATGTCGTCTCCCTTGTTCACAGATCTGGCGGTCCCACGAACTTGTAGGAGAGAGCCTGCCGAGTAGGTGTGGAGTCCATCTGAAAGTTGTTGCGACCACAGTTTCTGTTATCCAGGTTAGTAATGCTCCCTTTCTGTGATCTGGGTTCCTCTGTCTTCATTTGGTGTCTGATGCAGTTCGGGTGAAGAGGTTTATGTGTAATTTATTTTGTGGAACACTAGTTGGCAATAACTTAATTGAATGATTAACTTCAAATTATTGTCATAACTGTATTTTATTTGGACATAATAGGAATGGACATATGCTGTAGTCCTCATTTGCCACATGAAACATACTTGTTGCATGCATCCCTTGCATCTGCTGAAATTGGAATCAATAGCATGAGTCacgttataataataataataataataataataataataataataataataataaggaatCTCAATTCAGTGTTATGTATTGCTTGCGTAGATGAGATGAACCCGATTCATGTCAATATTCAGTGTTTCGGTATTTTAGGTATTTTAGTATAGTTTTAGTTAATTGAAATAAATAACACAGTTGAAACACTAAAATAAAACATTTGAAATATTCGTGTGAAGAGGTTTGTTGTAATTTATTTGAAATATCCATCTGTCGTTGTTAAGATTGCATATGGAAGTGACATTTTGAATGAGATGCAAATCTCATGACTCACATTATCTTAAGATGTTATGTTGAATCAACAAGTTGTTATGCTTGTAGATAGTCTCTGTTGAATGTTTTCTATTTTGTCACTCTGTTTTTCGAGTGCAGTTCTAATATTTTGGTAACTGCAACTATGTGAGACCAAGTTATGTTGAATAGTTGTTTGGTTTTATTTTTCGTGGAAAATACTGTGTGTGCTTTCTAACTCAAAAGTCTTTTTCTTATAAGGCTCAAGTTCTCATTGCAACAATTGATTGAGGTTTGCAGTGACAGAGAGTGGTAGTTTACTCACATTCAAAGGGTGTAACTATAAATTCTGTTTGTTGGGTGATTAGGGCTTGCTTCTTTGCTAAGGTAAATGTTCCAAAACTATGCtaatttattttatgaaattaatCATGGAATCTTAATTTAGAGACTGACACTGCTTTGTTGTTAACGttggttttcataaaaattccAAAGTCCAAACTCCATACTCCCTTTaaagttttgtttgtttctttttcttttagttaataaaaatatatGGTAAGCATTTCCTTGGATGTAATCAcgttattaataaataaattttaatgaaaattttgaagttgTGTAAGAGTTGTTtggaaattatattttttttaatgaaacgATTTTGGTAGGAAGAAATGGAGCGGTCGGAAATTATTAAGCGATGCGTGTCTTTTTATGAAGAGATGAGATCCAACCATGAAGAAAGAATGTTGTTCTTTGTGCTTACGCTATTTGTTTACTTTAGGGATAGAACTACTGGGCAACTATCGTTAGGCGGAAGAATGAATAGTAGAATTAGACGTGAGGCGTTAGAGCGTATTGTTGGTGAGGGTGATAGGAATTGTATCTGGAAGTTGAGAATGAACACAAATGCATTTGCTAACTTGTGTGAGTTGCTCCAAGTTCAGGGAGGACTTACAGAGGATGGTCATGTAAGCCTGCCGGAGCAGGTTGCGACCTTCTTAATTATCTTAGCGCATCACAAGAAAAACCGTAGTCTACAGGTTAGATTTTGTAGGTCCGGCGAGACAGTGAGTAAGTATTTTAATAAAGTTTTGAAGTCTGTAATACGGATTCAAGGGATATTGTTCGCGAAGGCTACACCAGTTGCCGAGGACTGTGTGGACCCCACATGGAGAAGGTTTAAGGTAGATCTTATTCGATGTTCTGTATGATTCATGTTTATCTGATGGATTCTCTATCTGAATATCAAAGCTTTCTATGGATGGTAGGGTTGCTTGGGAGCATTAGACGGCACTTATATAGAGGTGACAGTCCCCGAATCTGAGAAGGCAAGGTACCGGACAAGAAAGGGTAAAATCTGCACGAATGTCTTAGGGGTGTGTAACCGGGAGATGGGTTTTGTCTACGTACTCAGCGGATGGGAGGGTTCGGCATCTGATTCACGGGTACTTCGAGATGCAATAACTCGTCGTAATAGTCTTAAGATACCCCACGGTAATTATGCCCTCTCTATAGTTAAGCTTATACAACTAGATTGAGTTCATGATAGCCGCCGTCTTACCTTATTTGCGTTACTTGAGCATAGGTAATTACTATTTAGTTGATGCTGGCTACACAAATGGTCCGGAGTTTCTTGCACCGTATAGAGGGACTCGATATCATGTAAGAGAGTGGGCCCAGGGAGCACGTGCACCGCGCAACTACCAAGAATATTTTAACCAGGTACACTCTTCTGCAAGGAATATTATTGAGCGCTGCTTTGGTTTGCTGAAGAAGAGGTGGTCCATCTTAAGAAGCCCTAGCTTTTATCCCCTAAAGACACAATTTCAGATAATTATTGCCTGTTGTTTGCTGCAAAATTTCATTAGAAAGAGTATGGAGATGGATCCGGAGGAGGAAGGTAGCATATTGGATGAATTCACGCCCGATGGAGACGAGGAACAAGATGGATTGATCGATGTGGTCGAAAACACGAACGAGTGGAGTCACTGGTGTGACAACATAGCAAATGAGATGTATGAAGAGTGGCGTGCGAGTCGTACGGAGTAGTGTTGTGTGGTTTAGGGTTGTTGTAATGGCGGAAATTTTAGTTGTATCAATAGTTGAGTGTTGAGACATTGTAACAGCACATTATTTAATTTTTGGGTACTGCGTATTTGTGATATTGTTTggtgttttattttcatttgtAATGGCAACGACCAGTGTTTTAATAATTGAACTACTTGTCTACTTTTTCCTTATTTCATCTCTTATGGCAAAGACCAGTTTTACTAATTTTATCTGTGGTGTAATTCTTTGCTATTCTTCATTGGTGATAAGTGATTGTAACTTACATTATTAATGCAGGGTTTTTATTATCGTAATATTGGTAGCAAGAAATGGAGAACAAGCGAATGTGGAGTGATGAAGAGACATTGGCCTTTGTTGGCTTCATGGAGGAGTTTGTCGTTGACGGTTAGCGGGCTGATTGTGGGCAGTTTAAACCGGGAACATTCGAGAAGCTGGCTTTGAAGATGTTGGAGGCTTTCCCCGGTTGTACACTGACCGCGAAGCATTGCAAGAATAAGCACAAGCGGCTGAAGGAGAAGTACTAGTACGCCGCTGATATGCTTGCTTGTAGCGGATTTGGCTGGAACAACGAGAAACAATGTGTTGAGGTTGACAGCAAAGACGTCCTTGATGCTTGGTTGAAGGTGCGTGTGTTTGAAGTATTTCATTGGGTTGTTCCCACTGTGTGCTACTTGATAAATCTGTTTGAATATCATTGGTATAAATTAATCATTCATGAATATTTGGCTGAAATTTTTCCCTGCCAGATTGCTCAGTTTAAGCACTTCGATATTTGCATTGAAATTTGACATGATAGGATCCTACTTATCATTGGATTGACAAAAAACATTTTAGTAATGCAGCAGACAATAATTCATTCAATCTTTTGTGTTACATATGTGAGATTGCTAGAGTTAATGCCCAGAATATCATGAGCTCATCACGGATTAGTAGCTCACCTACACATAAAATGTGAGCACCTAATCTATCTTAAGTTTTGGGATTGACAAATTTTCAAGACTTGGTGCAGATTATGTAGAAAAGGATTCAAACTCAAAAGATATACCCTGAAGAAAGGTGGATTTGAATATAATTAATACTAGGGTAACTGTTTGATTAAGTTTGCAGTTTCATGAGTAGAAAAAATAGTGATCTAATGATTTCTGATATAGTTATCTTGGTTATTGAGTTGTTTTTTGCTGAATTATTTTGTACTTGTCCCAATGATGCTCTGAATGGCTACTGATCAAGTTTGTTTATCTGTAATTATCATGTTTTCTGAACGTTACTAATTCCGGTGTACAAGTTTCGCAGGCACATCCGACCAAGTTCTACAGTCCTGGCAAGCTATTTCCTTTATTTCACCGGCTGGAAGGTATCTTTGGCAGGGATAGAGCCACGGGAGTGGCGCCCGTTAGTGGCTTCGATGCGGAGGAACAGGTTAACGAAGAGACAGACGACACTGCTGCTGGATTTGATCAGTCCGAGATGTCTCCACCTCCAGACCAAGACGGAGTTGCAGCAATGCAAGGACAAGCATCACATTCTGAGGTCGGTGCGAGCGCGGAAAGCACTAGGAAATGCGGGAGGAAGAGGAAACAGGTTGACGTACTCGAGAGGATGGCCAATCAGATTCAGCAATCATCGACTGACCAACGAAAGAATGCCCAACTGATAGCTGATGCCATTGTTGGTGTGAACGAGAAGTGGAAGGTTGGCGAGAAGCTCACACAGCTTGGATTCGGTGATGACGATGTGGTCAGGGCGATACTGAAGTTTGCCGAAAGTCCTAATGTGTATGCACACTTCTGGGGCTTGTCAGATTCACAAATGATTGGGCTCGTGCGTTCCATTATATGAAGTTGAATACTTGTTAAGTTTATTAGCTTTGGCTTCTGGTCTTAAGTTTGGTTTAGGGTGTTAACTTTTTGGAAGTCGGGTTTTAGGATTCCAGGACAATGTTATGTTTAGCATGGTAAAACTTTGGTACCATCTGTGTGTTGCTATGTTTCCATACCTAACTATGCAACTTCCTTTGTTTCGCTCTTATTTGGATAAATACTTTGGTGGATGATTACCAATATTAACAACTCTCTTCATTTTCCGCCTATGTTATGTAGTTTACCATATCTTTGTATTTAATTTGTATTAGGATTTAGCTTACAAATATTTCATTCTAGTAAGTCTAATAATTCTATGTTTAGTCTTCTTAGTAAAAAATAGTGTTTTCTAACAAGACAATAATGGCTCCCACAACATTTAAGTGCTAAAATAGATATGCACAAAGTCTTCTTCCTTTAACCTACTTCTGAAAATCTTATTCATAAAGAAACTTcagataaatttataaaaaaagctATGGCCAATCatataaggaagaagaaaaagccatGGCAAATCATAGCAGCAACAACCTAATCCAATTGGCAACACATATATGCTTATGCAATAACCTTGACATTCAGAACACATGGGGAAATTGGTTCAAAATTTGAATGATAAAAGGAT contains the following coding sequences:
- the LOC107629652 gene encoding cytokinin dehydrogenase 6 isoform X1; its protein translation is MNIIAFLRSFTILFLSCVTIITRFDWCFSSITASSFSLNAVGGGHFSFDETSLRNAAKDFGNRFQYQPMAVMNPESVSDIANTIKHVWLMGPTSHLTVAARGHAHSLQGQAQAPNGIVINMESLKLPGMQLHLGPDSDSDSDSDSDSDSPYVDVSGGELWINILHETLRFGLTPRSWTDYLHLTVGGTLSNAGVSGQAFRHGPQISNVQQLEIVTGTGQVVNCSKDENGELFHSVLGGLGQFGIITRARILLEPAPTMVKWIRVLYSDFTAFTRDQEKLISSENNNAFDYIEGFVIINRTGLLNNWRSTFNPQDPIQANQFKSDGRTLFCLELAKYFNPQDIDFVNEEVEKHLSYLHYIESTLFLTEVTYVEFLDRVHVSELKLRSKGLWDVPHPWLNLFVPRSNIHKFAQVVFGNILTETSNGPVLIYPVNKSKWDNRSSVVTPDEEVFYLVGILASAVGDSSGNDGIEHIEGENRRILEYCERNNLGVKQYLPHYNTQEEWKAHFGPKWESFLQRKSVYDPLAILAPGQRIFQKAINFS
- the LOC107629652 gene encoding cytokinin dehydrogenase 6 isoform X2, whose amino-acid sequence is MNIIAFLRSFTILFLSCVTIITRFDWCFSSITASSFSLNAVGGGHFSFDETSLRNAAKDFGNRFQYQPMAVMNPESVSDIANTIKHVWLMGPTSHLTVAARGHAHSLQGQAQAPNGIVINMESLKLPGMQLHLGPDSDSDSDSDSDSDSPYVDVSGGELWINILHETLRFGLTPRSWTDYLHLTVGGTLSNAGVSGQAFRHGPQISNVQQLEIVTGQVVNCSKDENGELFHSVLGGLGQFGIITRARILLEPAPTMVKWIRVLYSDFTAFTRDQEKLISSENNNAFDYIEGFVIINRTGLLNNWRSTFNPQDPIQANQFKSDGRTLFCLELAKYFNPQDIDFVNEEVEKHLSYLHYIESTLFLTEVTYVEFLDRVHVSELKLRSKGLWDVPHPWLNLFVPRSNIHKFAQVVFGNILTETSNGPVLIYPVNKSKWDNRSSVVTPDEEVFYLVGILASAVGDSSGNDGIEHIEGENRRILEYCERNNLGVKQYLPHYNTQEEWKAHFGPKWESFLQRKSVYDPLAILAPGQRIFQKAINFS
- the LOC107632525 gene encoding uncharacterized protein LOC107632525 yields the protein MNISSHKDFLLLLASKLKPPLNKDAAKVRQPRRRNRLKIWRSHELVGESLPSRCGVHLKVVATTVSVIQGGLTEDGHVSLPEQVATFLIILAHHKKNRSLQVRFCRSGETVSKYFNKVLKSVIRIQGILFAKATPVAEDCVDPTWRRFKGCLGALDGTYIEVTVPESEKARYRTRKGKICTNVLGVCNREMGFVYVLSGWEGSASDSRVLRDAITRRNSLKIPHGNYYLVDAGYTNGPEFLAPYRGTRYHVREWAQGARAPRNYQEYFNQVHSSARNIIERCFGLLKKRWSILRSPSFYPLKTQFQIIIACCLLQNFIRKSMEMDPEEEGSILDEFTPDGDEEQDGLIDVVENTNEWSHWCDNIANEMYEEWRASRTE